A window of the Microplitis mediator isolate UGA2020A chromosome 5, iyMicMedi2.1, whole genome shotgun sequence genome harbors these coding sequences:
- the LOC130667728 gene encoding dedicator of cytokinesis protein 9 isoform X4: protein MSERKFTRALGKPGMAAQLRETVSQVVRESTVQNKPHLVDPIDFESFILKNKTLMQNDPQRELLLYPPDDVSQVVLPRRYRTIQPIVQNILEQSDGSESLLTKECLKSYASNWNLVHYKYAAYSGSYLDLPKLSKGNELKEEIYEIDTDVDQVDEEMMKSDGITKEGYLMKGPEIGSSDRMFVNIGSKSFKRRFCHLRQEVDGTYILELFKDEKKGEAKFTIVMDFCTDVVRNPKRGRFCFELRMSGTHKFFTFAADNETEMQEWLLKLSSVLQHYKQQEEKRAASLERTCHTPPPSPVPVQTYGTLKGLDQSMNPQLIKYSRETDTSILLSRRENRKSLFSLYHHLTLGKTQGNLIDGNIDPYKEQFGQRIFIKCETLKFRLQAPIEENESLCQVEPYYTTLSLFDARNGKKLSENFNFDINHEIVRDIIQELSPVSELTDNDKAELPSEFKKIPDNWIKYPKQAIFSISNPHPDIFLVVRIEKILQGSICQTSEPYIRATKDPRLGLKVHKNVRAYCQRLGNYRMPFAWSARPLFRLYSNELDTSSDFPAIYRQESNKMRDDEILKMLTEYRKPDKLSKLTVIPGWIKLTIEPLSEIPENTLTTSYAPLKPFPLPPVNNPTYEIAEFESTSEKDVHPYTTYINHLYIYPQILNFDTQKIFTRARNIACIVELRDDDNENAKPLRCIYGKPGSQILTTRASCTVLHHSAVPSWYEEIKMRLPPKLHNKHHILFSFYHISCDMRKKENGVENCVGYSWMLLLHKGKLTVDMENNIQTLPVATDLPPGYLSIQPLGLGKGNAGPDITWIDAQRPIFNVSFQLASTVFTRDPHLHNLFIHAERILDNKLSGIPSDSETCKILKAAHAIQLVTAITFLPTILNQLFSLLTCNLSDEVGLYIIRLLIHIINLIYKAQRKDIINAYVKFVFILPSKNIATTTVHEQLAKYLPILLHPNNTDFLVVNKFMHHSNFFIDIMVKSMAQHMLTSGRIKMHRNERFTKDYHDSITKLLQVLTPYLMNKYKDMPVETHELNKSLAQFLKKCLTFMDRGFVFSLINDYMDNFSPGDARTLQDFKFTFLQIICSHEHYVSFNLPMMQTRVTNLMLEYCLSQDFCKYHFLVGLLLQEVKSSLNEVVQIRKVAIATLRDLLAKHELDDRYQNKGQLSRIAAIYIPWLGVVLENLHRLQSVYETDLKTELKQNHANRLSSSSSNCLINKDPVNGVTVTDTPKSVHRFTLHLDSQSPIRASMHLRDSTYFAAIAGQGLANGFSCTSIESSTSTLSSTSHSLVSQETTIAREPAENGVSEKKGHSRSVSVTQTSSRCDKLQSSEMKDLLLCFLFVVKYLGDHQVIAWWQQCSETEIISFFSVIEMGLYHFKYVGKRLIIANTSATNSGKPKTVKAMTLPARMAPPDFSNDASGTGTLQPHNTSTRENLVDEDNALNHQALLEANMATEVGLIVLDCLGLFCIHFKDILLVNDGDNPVMQKLFNIYLSFLQLGQSETLFRHVFASLRAFLNNYSTALFKGNAVFCGRLCYELLRCCNNKLSSIRQESCALLYLLMRSNFEFTNRKGLIRVHLQVIISVSQMLGNVIGLNNSRFQESLSLINSYATSDKVMKGTGFPVEVKDLNKRIRTVLMATAQMREHNNDPEMLVDLQHSLANSYASTPELRHTWLETMARNHARDGNYSEAACCQLHIAALMAEYLKLKKIHLWGAEAFDKISVNISRDERGLKLDAGEIWVQDIHYNESTLLEQLESCAEMLEKAERFELLGPLYRLIVPIYENKRNYNALANCYSHLTQACNKIVEVTKTGKRLLGRFYRVAFFGSAYFEEENGQEYIYKEPKVTSLSEISERLQRLYAEKFGVENVKMIMDSAPIKLNDLDQKIAYIQVTHVTPYFEKMELESRLTEFEQNHDVSCFMFETPFTHEGKPRGNPEDQWKRRTIITTQYSFPYIKKRIPIIEKKVIELTPIEVALDEMRQRVQELEDVALIAPTDVKKLQLRLQGSVCVTVNAGPLTYASAFLDPALSPQYPDDKVDELKDVFRDFIKICYTALQINSKLITNDQHEYQEALRENYQKLCQNLSSLLGESVWPDDQVGSFKRNSAALFSAISGANNHTSIA, encoded by the exons ATGAGTGAGAGAAAATTCACCCGGGCTTTAGGTAAGCCCGGGATGGCTGCACAACTCAGAGAAACAGTTTCTCAAGTTGTTCGTGAGAGTACAGTCCAG aatAAACCGCATTTAGTGGATCCAATagattttgaaagttttatattaaaaaataaaacattaatgCAAAATGATCCACAACGTGAGCTATTGCTGTATCCACCGGATGATGTGTCT caAGTTGTATTACCGAGAAGATACCGAACAATACAACCAAttgtacaaaatattttagaacAGTCAGACGGCAGTGAGAGTCTTTTAACGAAAGAATGTTTAAAAAGTTATGCATCAAATTGGAATTTAGTTCACTATAAATATGCCGCGTACAGTGGCTCATATCTTGATTTACCAAAGCTGTCAAAAGGTAATGAGCTAAAGGaggaaatttatgaaattgatACGGATGTAGATCAAGTGGATGAGGAAATGATGAAAAGTGATGGTATTACAAAAGAGGGATATTTAATGAAAGGTCCGGAGATTGGTAGTAGTGATCGTATGTTTGTCAATATTGGATCTAAATCATTTAAACGACGTTTTTGTCATTTAAGACAAGAAGTTGATGGGACTTATATTCTTGAATTATtcaaagatgaaaaaaaaggtgAAGCTAAATTTACGATTGTTATGGATTTTTGTACCGATGTTGTGAGAAATCCAAAACGCGGTAGGTTTTGTTTTGAATTACGCATGAGTGgtactcataaattttttacatttgcTGCTGATAATGAAACAGAAATGCAAGAATGGTTATTAAAATTGAGTTCAGTCTTACAGCATTATAAACAGCAAGAAGAAAAACGTGCTGCTTCATTAGAACGTACTTGTCATACACCACCACCATCACCTGTACCAGTACAAACTTATGGTACATTAAAAGGATTAGACCAAAGTATGAATccacaattaattaaatattcacgTGAAACAGATACAAGTATATTATTAAGTAGAcgagaaaatagaaaaagtttatttagtttatatCATCATTTAACGCTTGGTAAAACCCAAGGTAATTTAATTGACGGAAATATTGATCCTTATAAAGAACAATTTGGACaaagaatatttataaaatgtgaaaCATTAAAGTTTCGATTACAAGCACCTATTGAAGAAAATGAATCTCTATGTCAAGTTGAACCTTATTACACAACATTGAGTTTATTCGACgcaagaaatggtaaaaaattatcggaaaattttaattttgatattaatcaTGAAATAGTGCGTGACATAATTCAAGAATTGAGTCCTGTAAGTGAATTAACAGATAATGATAAAGCTGAATTACCaagtgaatttaaaaagataCCAGATAATTGGATAAAATATCCGAAACAAGCAATATTCAGTATTAGTAATCCACATCCTGATATTTTTCTCGTAgtaagaattgaaaaaatactaCAAGGAAGTATTTGTCAAACATCTGAGCCTTATATTCGCGCTACAAAGGATCCTCGGTTAGGTCTTAAAGTACATAAAAATGTACGAGCCTACTGTCAGAGACTCGGCAATTATCGCATGCCATTTGCTTGGTCAGCGAGGCCGTTATTTAGACTTTACAGTAATGAGCTTGATACATCGTCAGACTTTCCAGCAATTTACCGACAAGAAAGTAATAAAATGCGGGATGATGAGATACTAAAGATGCTTACAGAGTACAGGAAACCtgataaattaagtaaattaactGTTATACCTGGTTGGATAAAACTTACAATTGAACCACTATCTGAAATTCCTGAAAATACATTAACCACATCTTATGCGCCATTGAAACCATTTCCTTTGCCGCCTGTTAATAATCCAACGTACGAAATAGCTGAATTTGAAAGTACATCTGAAAAAGATGTACATCCTTACACAACATATATTAatcatttgtatatttatcctcaaattttaaattttgatacgcaaaaaattttcacaagaGCAAGAAATATCGCTTGTATTGTTGAGCTAcgtgatgatgataatgaaaatGCTAAACCATTGAGATGTATTTATGGTAAACCTGGCTCACAAATATTAACAACACGTGCCAGTTGTACTGTTTTACATCACAGTGCAGTACCATCATGgtatgaagaaataaaaatgagatTACCTCCAAAATTACACAATAaacatcatattttattttcattttatcataTTAGCTGTGATATgcgaaaaaaagaaaatggtGTTGAAAATTGTGTTGGTTATTCATGGATGTTGTTATTGCATAAAGGTAAATTAACAGTTGATATGGAAAATAATATACAAACATTACCAGTTGCAACAGATTTACCACCAGGTTATTTATCAATTCAACCTCTTGGTCTTGGTAAAGGTAATGCTGGCCCCGATATCACTTGGATTGATGCACAGCGACCAATATTTAATGTATCGTTTCAATTAGCATCAACGGTGTTTACACGAGATCCacatttacataatttatttatacatgcGGAAAGAATATTGGATAATAAATTGTCTGGTATACCGTCTGATTCTGAaacttgtaaaatattaaaagctgCTCATGCTATACAACTAGTTACTGCAATAACATTCCTACCAACaatattaaatcaattattttcattattaacgtGCAATCTAAGTGATGAAGTTGGtctttatattataagattgttaatacatattattaatttaatttataaagctCAAAGAAAAGATATCATTAATGCTTAtgttaaatttgtatttatattaccttcaaaaaatatcgcgACAACAACAGTACATGAACAACTTGCTAAATATTTACCTATTTTATTACATCCAAACAATACTGATTTTTTGgttgtcaataaatttatgcatcattccaattttttcattgatattATGGTTAAAAGTATGGCACAACATATGCTCACTAGTGGACGAATTAAAATGCATCGTAATGAAAGATTTACAAAAGATTATCATGATAgcattacaaaattattacaagTTCTTACACCATAtcttatgaataaatataaagatatGCCGGTTGAAACCCATGAACTTAACAAAAGTCTTgcacaatttttaaaa AAATGTCTTACATTTATGGATCGTGGATttgtattttcattaattaatgacTATATGGACAATTTCTCACCAGGGGATGCTCGGACCTTgcaagattttaaatttacattccTACAAATAATATGTTCACATGAGCATTATGTGTCATTTAATTTACCCATGATGCAGACGCGTGTTACAA ATTTAATGTTGGAGTATTGTTTGTCTCAAGATTTCTGCAAGTATCATTTTCTTGTGGGTTTATTATTACAAGAAGTTAAATCATCATTAAATGAAGTTGTACAAATTCGTAAAGTTGCTATAGCTACTCTACGGGATTTATTAGCAAAACACGAATTGGATGATAGATATCAAAACAAAGGCCAATTGAGTCGTATTGCTGCTATTTATATTCCATGGTTGGGAGttgttttagaaaatttacataGATTACAATCAGTTTATGAGACTGATCTAAAGactgaattaaaacaaaatcacGCCAATCGATTGTCAAGCAGCAGCagtaattgtttaataaataaagatccAGTTAATGGAGTTACAGTTACAGATACACCTAAATCTGTCCACAGATTTACACTACATTTGGATTCACAATCTCCAATAAGAGCATCAATGCATCTTAGAGATTCTACTTATTTTGCGGCTATTGCTGGACAAGGTTTAGCCAATGGATTTTCTTGTACTAGTATTGAATCAAGTACATCGACATTATCGAGTACATCTCATTCACTTGTTTCACAAGAAACTACAATAGCTCGAGAACCTGCGGAAAATGGTGTATCTGAAAAAAAAGGTCATTCTCGATCAGTTAGTGTCACTCAGACATCATCAAGATGTGATAAACTTCAGTCATCTGAAATgaaagatttattattatgcttTTTGTTTGTTGTTAAATATTTGGGTGATCATCAAGTAATTGCATGGTGGCAACAATGTTCTGAAAccgaaataataagtttttttagtgtaattgAAATGGGTTTATATCACTTTAAATATGTTGGTAAAAGATTAATTATAGCAAACACGAGTGCTACTAATAGTGGAAAACCTAAGACTGTTAAAGCCATGACATTGCCAGCTCGAATGGCACCACCAGATTTTTCAAATGATGCATCTGGTACTGGTACATTACAACCACATAATACTTCGACACGTGAAAATTTAGTCGATGAAGATAATGCACTTAATCATCAGGCATTATTAGAAGCAAATATGGCTACTGAAGTTGGATTAATTGTTCTCGATTGTCTTggattattttgtattcattttaaa gatATACTTCTTGTAAATGATGGAGATAATCCCGTAATGCAAAaacttttcaatatttatttatcatttcttcAACTTGGTCAATCTGAAACATTATTTCGTCATGTTTTTGCAAGTCTACGAgcctttttaaataattattcaactgCATTATTTAAAG gtAATGCAGTATTTTGTGGACGTCTTTGCTATGAATTATTACGCtgctgtaataataaattaagttcGATAAGACAAGAATCGTGTGCACtgctttatttattaatgcgtagtaattttgaattcacTAATAGAAAAGGTTTAATTCGCGTACATTTACAG GTAATAATATCAGTATCACAAATGCTTGGGAATGTAATTGGATTAAATAATTCACGATTTCAAGAATCACTTTCGCTTATCAATAGTTATGCGACATCTGATAAAGTGATGAAAGGTACTGGTTTTCCAGTTGAAgttaaagatttaaataaaagaattcgTACTGTTTTAATGGCTACTGCACAAATGCGAGAACATAACAATGATCCGGAAATGCTTGTTGATTTACAACACAGTTTAGCCAATTCATATGCTAGTACACCGGAATTACGGCATACTTGGCTTGAAACTATGGCACGTAATCATGCTAGAGATGGAAATTACTCTGAg gcTGCCTGTTGTCAATTACATATCGCTGCTTTAATGGCcgagtatttaaaattaaaaaaaattcatttatgggGAGCTGAAGCATTTGACAAAATATCTGTTAATATTTCTAGAGATGAACGAGGGCTTAAGCTCGATGCTGGTGAGATTT gGGTGCAAGACATCCATTATAATGAATCAACTCTGTTGGAACAATTGGAGAGTTGCGCTGAAATGTTAGAAAAAGCTGAACGTTTTGAATTACTTGGACCATTGTATCGTTTAATTGTTCCCATTTATGAAAACAAGAGAAATTATAATGCATTAGCTAATTGTTATTCTCATTTGACTCAAGcatgtaataaaattgttgaagTCACTAAAACAGGAAAAAGATTACTCGGAAGATTTTATCGCGTTGCATTTTTTGGATCT GCATATTTTGAAGAAGAAAATGGTCAAGAATATATTTACAAAGAACCTAAAGTAACGTCATTATCAGAAATATCTGAACGATTACAACGATTGTACGCTGAAAAATTTGGTGTAGAAAATGTTAAAATGATAATGGATTCAGCgccaataaaattaaatgatctTGATCAAAAAATAGCTTATATTCAAGTTACGCATGTGACaccgtattttgaaaaaatggaaTTAGAATCACGATTAACGGAATTTGAACAAAATCATGATGTTTCATGTTTTATGTTTGAAACTCCATTTACTCATGAAGGTAAACCACGTGGTAATCCTGAAGATCAATGGAAACGAAggacaataataacaacacaATATTCATTTCCATATATTAAAAAACGTATtccaataatagaaaaaaaagtaattgaatTAACACCAATAGAAGTGGCATTAGATGAAATGAGACAACGTGTACAAGAATTAGAAGATGTTGCGTTAATAGCACCAActgatgttaaaaaattacagttaagACTCCAAGGCAGTGTTTGTGTTACTGTTAATGCTGGACCGTTAACATATGCATCAGCATTTTTAGATCCTGCATTATCACCACAATACCCTGATGACAAAGTTGACGAATTGAAAGATGTGTTTAGAGATTTCATTAAAATCTGTTACACAGcattacaaataaatagtaaacttATTACTAATGATCAGCATGAATACCAAGAAGCCCTTAgagaaaattatcaaaaactctgtcaaaatttatcatcattactTGGAGAATCTGTGTGGCCTGATGATCAAGTTGGAAGTTTTAAACGCAACAGCGCGGCTCTTTTTAGTGCAATCAGTGGAGCTAATAATCACACAAGTATTGCTTAA